A single genomic interval of Sphingobacteriales bacterium harbors:
- a CDS encoding DNA methyltransferase — MILTEKKYTDFSWDFVGANTKQFTHCYHNYPAMMIPQIAERILSKYGEDSHLLFDPYCGTGTSLVEANLKGINAIGTDLNPLARLIAKTKTTKINLQILDLYLKDFNDYMFSLLFNFNTVSVVVPEIKNIDFWFDRAVQEKLAIIKTFIDKIEEQSISNFFKIAFSETVRESSFTRNSEFKLFRMTAEQMQRFNPDVFGLMQSKLARNHKGLNAFLGQEKNANSQIYDFNTSNGVQHIESESIDIVVTSPPYGDSRTTVAYGQFSRLANEWLGVENANQIDNNLMGGKRQKEVCNFDSLALKESLEKIASADEKRAKEVSSFYCDYQKSIENVAKTIKKGGYACYVVGNRKVKGEVLPTDEITKDFFENQGFLHIETIIRNIPNKRMPSKNSPTNETGKKDETMNNEYIVIMRKE, encoded by the coding sequence ATGATACTAACCGAGAAAAAATATACAGATTTTTCGTGGGACTTTGTAGGGGCAAATACCAAGCAATTTACGCATTGCTACCACAACTACCCCGCTATGATGATACCACAAATTGCAGAACGTATTTTGTCAAAATACGGTGAAGATAGTCATTTGCTTTTTGACCCTTATTGTGGTACAGGAACGAGTTTAGTAGAAGCCAATTTGAAAGGAATTAACGCTATTGGTACAGACTTAAACCCATTGGCAAGACTTATTGCAAAAACAAAAACGACCAAAATAAATCTACAAATTTTAGATTTGTATCTCAAAGATTTTAATGATTATATGTTTAGCTTGTTGTTTAATTTCAATACGGTAAGCGTAGTAGTTCCTGAAATAAAAAATATTGATTTTTGGTTTGATAGGGCAGTACAAGAAAAATTAGCTATTATTAAAACTTTCATTGACAAAATAGAAGAGCAAAGCATAAGCAATTTTTTTAAAATAGCATTTAGCGAAACCGTAAGAGAAAGTAGCTTTACACGCAATAGCGAGTTTAAACTTTTCAGAATGACCGCTGAACAGATGCAAAGATTCAATCCGGATGTATTTGGCTTAATGCAGAGCAAATTAGCTCGAAACCATAAAGGTCTAAATGCATTTTTAGGACAAGAAAAAAATGCAAATTCACAAATCTATGATTTTAATACAAGTAATGGAGTGCAGCATATTGAAAGTGAAAGTATTGATATTGTTGTAACTTCACCGCCTTATGGAGATAGCCGCACAACTGTTGCCTATGGGCAATTTTCACGACTTGCCAACGAATGGTTAGGTGTAGAAAATGCCAACCAAATTGACAATAACTTAATGGGTGGTAAAAGACAAAAAGAAGTTTGTAATTTTGACAGTTTGGCACTTAAAGAAAGCCTTGAAAAAATTGCATCGGCAGACGAAAAAAGAGCCAAAGAAGTTTCTTCGTTTTATTGCGACTATCAAAAGTCTATTGAAAACGTAGCCAAAACTATCAAAAAAGGTGGTTATGCTTGTTATGTCGTAGGGAATAGAAAAGTAAAAGGTGAAGTTTTGCCGACAGACGAAATAACCAAAGACTTTTTTGAAAATCAAGGTTTTTTACATATTGAAACTATTATTCGTAATATTCCTAATAAACGTATGCCAAGCAAAAATAGCCCTACAAACGAAACAGGAAAAAAAGACGAAACAATGAATAACGAGTATATTGTGATAATGCGAAAAGAATAA
- a CDS encoding transposase: MVFGFKLHLIVNHKGQIVDFALTTGQVADNSKDLLNKLLEKISGTLFGDKGYLTTLWNNFFEKGLKIITKVKKNMKNRLMSLEERLLLKKRPMIEAINDILTLGF; this comes from the coding sequence GTGGTTTTCGGCTTTAAGCTCCACCTGATAGTCAATCACAAAGGACAAATCGTGGACTTTGCTTTGACTACAGGACAGGTGGCAGACAATAGTAAAGACCTCTTAAACAAGCTATTAGAGAAAATATCAGGCACATTGTTTGGCGATAAAGGCTATTTGACTACCTTATGGAACAACTTTTTTGAAAAAGGACTAAAAATAATTACCAAAGTCAAAAAGAATATGAAAAACAGACTAATGTCCTTAGAAGAAAGGCTCTTATTGAAAAAAAGACCTATGATTGAAGCCATTAATGATATTTTGACCCTCGGTTTTTGA
- a CDS encoding UDP-2,3-diacylglucosamine diphosphatase: MKLKLYLYFLIYFASDLHLGSPNHAESLVREQLFVQWLQKEVAPNATELYIVGDLFDFWFEYKTVVPRGYVRVLGALAQLRDAGLPIFFFSGNHDLWMFGYFEKELNIPVSSQPVIKTIGNHNFYIAHGDGLGPGDTGYKWIKKWLFTNRFCQWLMRVSHPDIAIGLANFFSTKSRQHNQKKIEQLLSAESNRLINYAQTTLQTNPHIHFFVFGHQHHPQTTVLSPTCQYINLGDWITHFTYAVYNGQNLQLYTYKP, translated from the coding sequence ATTAAATTAAAATTATACTTATATTTTTTGATTTATTTTGCCTCCGACCTGCATTTAGGTAGCCCCAACCATGCCGAAAGCCTTGTGCGCGAACAACTTTTTGTACAATGGCTGCAAAAAGAGGTTGCACCTAACGCTACCGAGTTGTATATTGTGGGCGATTTGTTCGATTTTTGGTTTGAATATAAAACAGTAGTGCCGCGCGGGTACGTGCGTGTGTTAGGTGCGTTGGCACAACTGCGCGATGCTGGTTTGCCTATTTTCTTTTTCTCTGGAAACCACGACTTGTGGATGTTTGGCTATTTTGAAAAAGAACTGAACATACCCGTTTCTTCGCAACCGGTTATTAAAACCATTGGCAATCATAATTTTTATATTGCGCACGGCGACGGGCTTGGCCCCGGCGATACTGGCTATAAATGGATTAAAAAATGGCTTTTTACCAACCGTTTTTGCCAATGGCTTATGCGCGTGTCGCATCCGGATATTGCTATTGGGCTGGCCAATTTTTTTTCGACTAAAAGTAGGCAGCATAACCAAAAAAAAATTGAACAGTTATTATCTGCTGAAAGCAACCGATTAATAAATTATGCGCAAACTACTTTACAAACAAATCCGCACATTCATTTTTTTGTATTTGGGCATCAACACCACCCACAAACAACAGTTTTAAGCCCAACTTGCCAATACATTAATTTAGGCGATTGGATAACCCATTTTACTTATGCTGTTTACAATGGTCAAAACTTGCAACTATATACCTACAAGCCATAA
- a CDS encoding CotH kinase family protein — protein sequence MLMFKQQQILYVLATLFVLNIFTTTNVLAQKWPKELIYNSSQHTLSYGGASPTEGLYAIDSIRSLYLQFDQANYWTTLTNNYKNKIDLTATLTVNGQVYDSVGVRFKGQTSYSQIKNKQKKSFNLSIDYADDKQDLMGYTTLNLNNCYEDPSMMREAFYLNQIRNYIPAAKANYVQLYINGESWGIYPNVQQLNKKFLKEWFLTNNGTNWRADVPDGMGGGFPAWGDGTAAFNYLGNDTTEYQKYYTLKSTEETDPWDFLVTACHVLDTVKNNNAETVLANYFDLDRTLWFLACEIVFADDDSYVYKGKMDYYLYHDVETGRMTPLEFDGNSAYFEEAVDKWGPFYNVNNKNYPLLNRLLNVKSLRQRYLAHMRTILETSFDPDKAAADMDAFAQRIDQYVKDDTKKLYSYTQFTSEVKSLKQFVEDRRDYLMGNTELKQQGPAIADVAAYTNNYLWQQPTNTQTVTVLATVTATDDDIDGVWLYYSNNVVGNFTKTAMFDDGMHNDLQANDGIFGATIPEQEAGTWVRFYVAAIAANTYNTVSYNPPGAEHNVYAYSVQLSTDAPQLTIIDESQPIAAYPNPAGQVLYITTPQANNSTNTQTASTNQQSNIQIVNVLGQILYSNPYLPMQTLTVNTQDWPSGVYAIKVGNWSQKILVAH from the coding sequence ATGCTTATGTTCAAACAGCAACAAATTTTATATGTTTTGGCCACTTTGTTTGTTTTAAATATCTTTACTACAACCAATGTTTTGGCTCAAAAATGGCCTAAAGAATTAATTTATAACTCCAGCCAACACACCCTTAGCTACGGCGGAGCCTCGCCTACCGAAGGCTTGTATGCCATTGACAGTATCCGCAGCTTATACCTTCAGTTTGACCAAGCTAATTACTGGACAACTTTAACCAATAACTATAAAAATAAAATTGACCTTACGGCTACTTTAACCGTAAATGGGCAAGTTTACGATAGCGTTGGTGTGCGCTTTAAAGGGCAAACTTCATATAGTCAAATTAAAAATAAACAAAAAAAATCGTTTAACCTTAGCATAGACTACGCCGATGATAAGCAAGATTTAATGGGCTATACCACCCTAAACCTAAACAACTGCTACGAAGACCCTTCGATGATGCGCGAAGCATTTTACCTAAACCAAATCCGGAATTATATCCCTGCAGCCAAGGCCAATTACGTGCAACTGTATATTAATGGCGAAAGCTGGGGCATTTACCCCAATGTGCAACAACTCAACAAAAAGTTTCTTAAAGAGTGGTTTTTAACCAATAATGGCACCAATTGGCGCGCCGACGTTCCAGACGGTATGGGGGGCGGCTTTCCTGCGTGGGGAGACGGCACCGCCGCTTTTAACTATTTAGGCAACGATACCACCGAATATCAAAAATACTATACCCTAAAAAGCACCGAGGAAACGGACCCTTGGGATTTTTTAGTAACCGCCTGCCATGTTTTAGATACCGTTAAAAACAATAATGCCGAAACAGTTTTGGCAAACTACTTTGACCTTGACCGCACGCTTTGGTTTTTGGCTTGCGAAATTGTTTTTGCCGATGACGATAGCTATGTATATAAAGGAAAAATGGATTATTACTTATACCACGATGTTGAAACCGGCCGGATGACCCCATTAGAATTCGATGGCAATAGCGCCTATTTTGAAGAGGCAGTTGATAAATGGGGGCCTTTTTATAATGTTAATAACAAAAATTATCCGCTACTTAACCGTTTGCTAAATGTTAAAAGCTTGCGCCAACGCTATTTGGCACACATGCGCACCATCCTCGAGACATCTTTTGACCCCGACAAAGCCGCCGCCGATATGGATGCCTTCGCCCAAAGAATTGACCAATATGTTAAAGACGATACAAAAAAATTATATTCCTATACCCAGTTTACAAGCGAGGTTAAATCTCTTAAACAATTTGTTGAAGACCGCCGTGATTATTTAATGGGCAATACCGAGCTAAAACAACAAGGCCCAGCCATTGCCGATGTGGCCGCATACACTAATAATTATTTATGGCAACAGCCCACTAATACACAAACCGTAACAGTACTGGCAACAGTAACAGCAACCGATGACGATATTGACGGAGTTTGGCTGTATTACAGTAATAATGTAGTAGGTAATTTTACCAAAACCGCCATGTTTGACGATGGTATGCACAACGATTTACAGGCAAATGATGGAATTTTTGGCGCAACAATACCCGAACAAGAGGCAGGTACTTGGGTTCGTTTTTATGTGGCCGCAATAGCCGCCAATACTTACAATACGGTTAGCTATAACCCGCCAGGTGCCGAGCATAACGTTTATGCCTACTCGGTGCAACTCTCAACCGATGCCCCGCAACTAACTATTATTGACGAGAGCCAACCAATAGCAGCCTACCCAAATCCGGCTGGCCAAGTGTTATATATAACAACACCTCAAGCCAATAATAGTACAAACACGCAAACTGCCAGTACAAATCAGCAGTCAAATATTCAAATTGTAAATGTATTGGGCCAAATCCTATACAGTAACCCCTATTTGCCAATGCAAACCTTAACCGTAAATACCCAAGATTGGCCTTCGGGGGTGTACGCAATAAAAGTTGGCAACTGGTCTCAAAAAATATTGGTAGCACATTAA
- a CDS encoding RNA polymerase sigma factor, with protein MNNALHLIEACLRNDRTAQKQLYLQFKDKLFVLCLRYANCHDDAEDILQEGFIKIFRDLHQYKGAGSLEGWMRKVVLNVALQYVTKQRKLKFESEDEFMDNNNWEDTQTEQENDLFNEHLAKGLIQLMQNMPVGFRTVLNLYVLEGYTHQQIADQLEISVGTSKSQLNRAKKHLREALHKSLTN; from the coding sequence ATGAATAATGCCCTGCACTTAATTGAAGCCTGCCTGCGCAACGACCGCACCGCCCAAAAACAACTGTACTTGCAGTTTAAAGACAAACTGTTTGTGCTTTGCTTGCGCTATGCTAATTGCCATGACGATGCCGAAGATATTTTGCAAGAGGGTTTTATTAAAATTTTTAGAGATTTACACCAATATAAAGGCGCCGGAAGTTTAGAAGGATGGATGCGGAAAGTAGTACTAAATGTTGCCTTACAATATGTAACAAAACAGCGAAAACTAAAATTTGAATCGGAAGACGAGTTTATGGACAACAACAATTGGGAGGACACCCAAACTGAACAGGAAAATGACCTTTTTAACGAACATTTGGCAAAAGGATTGATACAATTAATGCAAAACATGCCGGTAGGTTTCCGGACGGTATTGAACTTATATGTGTTAGAAGGCTACACGCATCAACAAATTGCCGACCAATTAGAAATTTCGGTTGGCACCTCTAAATCGCAGTTAAACCGCGCAAAAAAACACCTGCGCGAGGCGCTGCATAAATCGCTAACTAATTAA
- a CDS encoding RecX family transcriptional regulator produces the protein MLNSNHHQQTIPTYPYLLQRLQKYCAYQERSEDEVLRKLKLLHAPPQIAQQVLRDLIADGFVNNQRFAKAFARGHFKLKKWGPAKITAALKMHKLPASLIKEALEEVVQQTDTQNNIALLATKKWESLNKTNDTTAQKRLKLLRFLVGKGYATAEAIAAIEQVLRSQNLDNQPLDDE, from the coding sequence ATGCTAAATTCTAATCATCACCAGCAAACCATCCCAACCTACCCTTATTTACTGCAACGGCTGCAAAAATATTGCGCCTACCAAGAACGCTCAGAAGATGAGGTTTTGCGCAAACTTAAACTGTTACATGCGCCCCCACAAATAGCCCAACAAGTTTTACGAGACTTAATAGCCGATGGCTTTGTAAACAACCAACGATTTGCCAAAGCCTTTGCGCGCGGGCATTTTAAGCTAAAAAAATGGGGACCGGCTAAAATTACCGCAGCGCTAAAAATGCACAAATTACCTGCCAGCTTAATTAAGGAGGCATTAGAAGAAGTGGTGCAACAAACCGATACACAAAACAATATAGCACTACTTGCTACAAAAAAATGGGAGTCGTTAAATAAAACCAACGACACCACAGCACAAAAACGGCTTAAATTATTGCGTTTTTTGGTAGGCAAAGGTTATGCAACTGCCGAAGCAATAGCTGCTATTGAACAGGTACTGCGCTCGCAAAATTTAGATAACCAACCGTTAGACGACGAGTAA
- a CDS encoding DinB family protein, whose protein sequence is MKKSDIKQMPPYFDRYINLAKDVPLLESLEISLYELEQAPIEKWKTLGNKVYAEGKWTIKDILQHTIDTERVFVYRITAIARGDKQTMIAFDEEAYAQNTTANTRTIEDLLAELILVRKSTIALFKSFNEQMLHQLGNGFNGIQYSPLALGFMLAGHQRWHFNVIEQKYLPLLAAN, encoded by the coding sequence ATGAAAAAATCTGACATTAAACAAATGCCCCCCTATTTTGACCGGTATATTAATTTGGCAAAAGATGTTCCCCTGTTAGAATCGTTAGAAATAAGTTTATATGAGTTGGAACAAGCACCCATTGAAAAGTGGAAAACCTTGGGAAACAAAGTGTATGCCGAAGGCAAATGGACAATTAAAGACATTTTACAACACACCATTGACACCGAACGGGTATTTGTTTACCGGATAACAGCCATAGCACGCGGCGACAAACAAACCATGATTGCTTTTGACGAAGAGGCCTACGCCCAAAACACTACCGCCAACACCCGTACCATTGAAGACCTTTTGGCCGAGCTGATTTTAGTCCGAAAAAGCACTATTGCCCTGTTCAAATCGTTTAACGAGCAAATGCTCCACCAGTTGGGCAATGGTTTTAATGGCATTCAGTATAGCCCACTTGCCTTGGGCTTTATGTTGGCGGGGCATCAACGTTGGCATTTTAACGTGATTGAACAAAAATACCTGCCCTTGCTGGCAGCAAATTAG
- a CDS encoding sigma-70 family RNA polymerase sigma factor, which translates to MSLLPDNNDLNISQLHDIVRNKVLIFLAKNKPFLETDLITTAEELTSEGIALYLKRLKKKELKLKAPPIGYVFKICRNTFINQYRKQKKLPTTITDDFSAFKYNDANHENTNPELQDVIDSLQQNLLKLFNESLTDSCKQLFYWRYKCEWDFATIAQVLNITTNTARQRHFACKTSVQKQFPEHLQKIIYDIAPQTLPELLEATRFLDDWANDFNL; encoded by the coding sequence TTGTCCCTTTTACCAGACAACAACGACCTTAACATATCGCAACTGCACGATATTGTTAGGAACAAGGTGCTTATATTTTTAGCAAAAAATAAGCCCTTTTTAGAAACCGATTTAATAACTACTGCCGAAGAACTTACTTCGGAAGGCATTGCTTTATATTTAAAGCGGCTCAAAAAAAAAGAACTAAAACTAAAAGCGCCCCCCATTGGCTACGTTTTTAAAATTTGCCGCAACACATTTATCAACCAATACCGCAAACAAAAGAAATTACCCACAACAATAACCGATGATTTTTCGGCGTTTAAATATAATGATGCTAACCACGAAAATACGAATCCCGAGCTACAAGACGTAATTGACAGTTTACAACAAAACCTGCTTAAATTATTTAACGAAAGCCTGACCGACTCATGTAAACAACTTTTTTATTGGCGATATAAATGCGAATGGGATTTTGCCACCATTGCCCAAGTTTTAAATATTACCACAAATACCGCCCGGCAACGCCATTTCGCCTGCAAAACCAGTGTACAAAAACAGTTCCCAGAACATTTACAAAAAATAATTTACGACATAGCACCGCAAACCCTACCCGAACTACTTGAAGCCACACGGTTTTTAGATGACTGGGCAAATGATTTTAATCTTTAA
- a CDS encoding CHAT domain-containing protein has product MPLNLHLITIDEADNWYDIAASYYAKGNYSAAIDAFTSAWYVYELHQNWQLWVKLANDIAECYFNDGLPAQGYHYTQIALQTAQLRLNPTDFDYVNCYYVHGLYFKTIEDYNQCLTFLNKGLEEAKLHLTEMPDIIAQFNYSLAGVNTRKGNHKEAQNYYKSAIEIYSALLGPEHNHIAACFFSIAVSYLYCRDYQMGLLYLQKGITIYQKNNAPPLHLAFGYNNIAGYYINTNQYAEALTYYKKSLSLKINIFGAKHPEITFAYRKIGSVLESMGCVKKALQYLHKSLQAPNNNYANSFNTYRLVGNCLAQKKHYKKAIFFYEKALTIGEANFGSYHPQTAAIYQQIAQIQSQTAVAITTILQTQQKALLSLGNPQIQFSSLWQLPPISEYQNEAALLEVLSAKAHFLWLAYTQCQQQQQPQPIDNQLNYLVAALAHYQCADELVSQIRQSFRTEDSKLLLAHTAKNMYAHAVLACFEAQNLIQTTKISGKINLQTVATNLGYVLNLNPTELAFHFFEKSKANLLLASFKESEAKINANIPDELQASAYNLQVELNYLEKTINETKQKVAQQTDAATIEKLTAKLTELQSVFFDAKQSFDHLITTFETQYPDYYLLKYQTQPIGLSQLLTTIPPNELLITYQVTNDYLYIFAVTRGKYQFYRQNYASHLLTTAQLTDAIEDFLLFGIQDRIKTDFETLGYELYDLLLAGVLADFNPSPNSLLRIIPDDILAKLPFELLLTSPSSAKPYAALPYLVRQYAVSYHYSATLWHNQAKKQSYQAAAEPSFVGFAPVYYNLNNNINGHNTADNNIGLPPLQTNEQTCVALPYSEVEVMAISEVFTKHRIQTQTVLHQQATINQFKQLAQHYKYLHIAGHSNINPQYPELTGIMFSPADENTANHPTNDYTGAQTTTYPLLYMNEVYSLQLKADLVVLSCCDSGVGKTAVGEGVMALNRGFLFAGAQNVLFTLFKVYDHESYLLCKTFFELVLSNGYSYPEALRQAKCALIAQGKPPVKWGGYVLLGT; this is encoded by the coding sequence ATGCCGCTTAATTTGCACTTAATAACCATTGACGAAGCCGATAATTGGTACGATATTGCCGCCTCTTACTACGCAAAAGGCAATTATAGCGCCGCTATTGATGCCTTTACAAGTGCTTGGTATGTGTACGAGTTGCACCAAAACTGGCAACTTTGGGTTAAATTGGCAAACGATATTGCCGAGTGTTATTTTAATGACGGCTTGCCTGCCCAAGGCTACCATTATACCCAAATTGCCCTGCAAACGGCGCAATTACGGCTAAACCCAACCGATTTTGACTATGTAAATTGTTACTACGTGCATGGCTTGTATTTTAAAACCATCGAAGATTACAACCAATGCCTAACTTTTTTAAATAAAGGCTTGGAAGAGGCTAAACTGCATTTGACCGAAATGCCCGATATAATTGCACAGTTTAATTATAGTTTGGCGGGAGTTAATACCCGCAAAGGCAACCATAAAGAAGCCCAAAATTATTATAAATCGGCCATCGAAATTTATAGCGCCCTACTTGGCCCCGAGCATAACCATATTGCCGCCTGCTTTTTTAGTATAGCCGTATCGTATTTATACTGCCGCGACTATCAAATGGGCTTGCTTTACCTGCAAAAAGGCATTACTATTTATCAAAAAAACAACGCCCCGCCCCTGCATCTTGCCTTTGGTTACAATAATATTGCCGGCTATTATATAAATACAAATCAATATGCCGAGGCATTAACTTATTATAAAAAAAGTTTGTCCTTAAAAATTAATATTTTTGGCGCAAAACACCCCGAAATAACGTTTGCCTATCGAAAAATTGGCAGCGTTTTAGAAAGTATGGGCTGTGTAAAAAAAGCGCTACAATACCTGCACAAGTCGCTGCAAGCACCAAACAATAATTATGCTAACAGCTTTAATACATACAGACTTGTGGGCAATTGTTTGGCGCAAAAAAAGCATTACAAAAAGGCAATATTTTTTTACGAAAAAGCATTAACAATTGGAGAGGCTAATTTTGGCAGTTATCACCCTCAAACTGCTGCCATTTACCAGCAAATAGCGCAAATACAAAGCCAAACAGCGGTGGCAATAACAACAATTTTGCAAACACAGCAAAAAGCACTGCTAAGCCTTGGCAATCCACAAATACAGTTTAGCTCGTTATGGCAGTTGCCCCCAATAAGCGAGTATCAAAACGAAGCGGCATTATTAGAAGTTTTAAGCGCAAAAGCCCATTTTTTATGGTTAGCTTATACACAATGCCAGCAACAGCAGCAGCCCCAACCAATAGACAACCAACTAAATTACTTAGTGGCCGCTCTTGCCCACTACCAGTGCGCTGATGAATTAGTAAGTCAAATAAGGCAATCGTTTCGCACCGAAGACAGTAAACTATTATTGGCCCATACCGCTAAAAACATGTATGCTCATGCTGTTTTAGCTTGTTTTGAGGCACAAAATTTAATACAAACAACAAAAATATCCGGAAAAATAAACCTACAAACCGTAGCAACAAATTTAGGCTATGTTTTAAACCTAAATCCTACTGAACTTGCCTTTCATTTCTTCGAAAAAAGCAAAGCCAATTTATTATTAGCTTCGTTTAAAGAGTCAGAGGCAAAAATTAACGCCAATATTCCGGATGAATTGCAAGCCAGCGCCTATAATTTACAAGTCGAGCTAAACTATTTAGAAAAAACTATTAACGAAACCAAACAAAAAGTAGCCCAGCAAACAGATGCCGCCACCATCGAAAAACTAACAGCTAAACTAACTGAGCTGCAAAGCGTGTTTTTTGATGCCAAACAAAGTTTTGACCACCTGATTACCACTTTTGAAACCCAATACCCCGATTACTACCTGCTTAAATACCAAACTCAGCCAATTGGTTTAAGCCAACTATTAACAACAATACCACCTAACGAGCTACTTATTACTTATCAGGTAACTAATGACTATTTATATATTTTTGCCGTAACACGCGGAAAATACCAGTTTTACCGGCAAAATTACGCCTCGCACCTCCTTACAACCGCCCAACTAACCGATGCCATTGAAGATTTTTTATTGTTTGGCATTCAAGACCGGATAAAAACCGATTTTGAAACTTTAGGGTACGAGTTGTATGACCTATTATTAGCAGGCGTTTTGGCCGATTTTAACCCGAGTCCAAATAGTTTGTTGCGCATCATTCCGGATGATATTTTAGCCAAACTGCCCTTCGAGTTATTACTTACAAGCCCTTCAAGCGCCAAGCCGTACGCAGCGCTACCCTATTTGGTGCGCCAATATGCAGTATCGTACCATTACTCGGCAACGCTTTGGCATAATCAAGCAAAAAAACAAAGTTACCAAGCCGCCGCCGAGCCAAGTTTTGTGGGCTTTGCACCCGTTTATTATAATTTAAACAATAACATTAATGGCCATAACACTGCAGACAATAATATCGGTTTGCCGCCCCTACAAACGAATGAGCAAACCTGTGTTGCCCTGCCTTACTCTGAGGTCGAAGTAATGGCTATTAGCGAGGTTTTTACCAAACATAGAATACAAACACAAACGGTACTGCACCAACAAGCTACTATTAACCAGTTTAAACAGTTGGCGCAACATTACAAATACCTACATATTGCCGGCCACAGCAATATTAACCCTCAATACCCCGAACTTACCGGCATTATGTTCTCGCCCGCCGACGAAAATACCGCAAACCACCCTACCAACGATTATACAGGCGCACAAACAACCACTTATCCGTTGCTATATATGAACGAGGTTTACAGTTTGCAGCTAAAAGCCGATTTAGTGGTGCTAAGTTGCTGCGATAGCGGTGTTGGCAAAACTGCTGTTGGAGAGGGGGTTATGGCGTTAAACAGAGGGTTTTTATTTGCCGGAGCCCAAAATGTACTGTTTACCTTATTTAAAGTTTACGACCACGAATCGTATTTGCTTTGTAAAACCTTTTTTGAATTGGTTTTAAGCAACGGATACAGCTACCCCGAAGCATTACGGCAAGCCAAGTGCGCCCTTATTGCCCAAGGTAAGCCTCCGGTAAAATGGGGGGGGTACGTATTGCTTGGAACTTAA